The following DNA comes from Lynx canadensis isolate LIC74 chromosome C2, mLynCan4.pri.v2, whole genome shotgun sequence.
GGGCCCCACAGGGAAGTATGGGAACCAGGCTGTGAAATTGATCCGGGGAGTGAACTGGGAGAAATCAATAACTTCGTGGAAGACTTTAGGTCAGATTCTGAGATGGCTCCAACACCCATCTCCTAAACTCTCCTTGGGGGGAAAATATTGCCAAGCATCTACCTAGAGATCGGGATCAGGGATCCTTTAACATACTCCCCAAACCACCCCTGGGGGACCTGTGGCTTTGAGCCCGCTTGCCTCCTGCTGCCGGCCTGGCCTCTTGGCTGCTCTCAGCACCGCTTCAGAATTCTCGGTGATACCAGGATCTCCCCAAGGCCTGGGCTACTGTCATGGCCAGCCTGAGGCCGCAGAGGTAAAAAGCCGAGTTCCTGCTGATTGGAGTGACCAATCACAGCTGCAGGCCGTGCAGCGTGTCTGCAGCTTTGCATCGCGATGGCCAAGGCTGATCTGCCTCCATTGCTCATAGCCCTCTTCCCTGGATTTGAGTGTATACCATTGTTGATTAAATTCGTACAGGACGACTGTGGCCTTCTCTTGGACTCCATCCATCAGAAAGCAAGCTGCTTTCTGATGCCAGGGCCACTCAGCCTTGGCAAGTCAACGACTGGACTAATCAAGGCTGACCTTGCCTTCCCGAATCACACAGTGCAAGAAAGTGCACAAGTGGGACTCAAAGCACCTGGCTGAGCCTCCTGTCGCTGCCACTCAGAATGTTAGATCTTGGCGAGTGGTTCGGACTGCCCGAGCCTCAGATTTTTAACGTATTAGTGACTTTTAGGCAAGAGTGTATGCCAATATCATTCTTGgagcttttaaaaactacatgCCCTCTCCACCCCTCAACCTGCAGAATCAGAATTCTCAGAGGTATTTTATAAAGCTCCCTTGTATTTTATAAAGCTCCATTAGATGTGTCCATTCTGGAGCATTTCTTGTTTAAGAGTCCTAAGCCATCACGTTACTAGAGGGACAACATAGATGCGGGGATAAAGGTACATTCTAGCAGATAAAATGCTCTACAATTTGGTTATTCATCTTATCTTCTACTTTTCTacatacagacacagacacagacacttTCTAAGTTCTCAGTCTAACTGTGTCTCTTCTTTCCATAAGTGGGTCCTTGTCTCTTCCTTACTGTTGAATTATTGAGTTCAAATGCTCTGGCCCATCCAAGCACAACTATTTCAAGCTGCTGTATAGTCTTCTTTTTTGAAGTGATGCTACCtggtattttgtagtttttttttttttaattttttacacatttatttatcttgggcacctggatggctcaggcggttaagtgtccgacttcagctcaggtcatgatctcacagtttgtgagttcgggccccgcgtcaggctctgggctgacagctcggagcctggagcctgctttgggttctgtgtctccctctctctctctgcccctcccctgctcatgctctgtctcaaaaataaataaaacattaaaaaaacctaaaaaaccccacacatttatttatctcacaggatggggggcagagagagaatgagacacagaatccgaagcaggctccaggctccgagctgtcagcacagaaccagatgtggggtttgaactcacaaactgcaagatcatgacctgagccaaagtcacatgcccgaccgactgagccacccaggcgcccctagtattttgtagttttgattcaTATTTATATCATATTAGTGCATACATCATTTAATATAGTGGGATGGgtattcccatttcatagatgaagacaTTGAGGTTCAAAGAGCTTAAGTAACTCGGTAAATGTTAGAGGGGGAATGTATACCCTCGTCTTCTTATTTGGAGCCCAAGCTTTTCCCCCACTGACAATTCTTCCCCCAAGAATTGTATCTGAATTTGCACTTATAATTCAAATGTTAACCATTACAAAGTGAACCAGTAAAGGATGGGACCTAGAGAGCCTTTAAAACCTCTTCCGTGGTTTGATGGTTTAATGATTCTAGCACATGTTTGGAAATCTTGATGGCtgactgaattctttttttctcccccagataTTATGAGCTGAGAGGAGAATGAGTTCGCCCTGTGTGGGACCTGGCTCCTCTCCCAGAGAACAGCCCAGGAGTAGTTCTGCCCTGTGGAGCTTATGCCTGGCTCTCTTCTCTCATCATTGCAAGATTGGTAGGTTTGTCCTTACGGCAGGCAGAAAGGAGGTCACACGTGGGAAGCGCCGGGGTCGTTCCCATGTGTATGGTGGAGGCCAGCTGCCGTTGGCTTTGGGCATTTCCCACCCCTCAGGTCAGTTAGGCTTTTATAAAATCCAAGTGTGATTTTGGTGACAAAGCTTTCCTTGACAGAAGACCTTGTTAGGAACAGAGAGGTCTGGGTATCtttaggttttttaatttttttaagtgtttattaatttttgagagagagagagagagagggagagagcagaggaggatcagagacagagagagagaggggacacagaatccaggctccaggctctgagctgtcagcgcagagcctgacacggggctcgaactccggaacggagagatcatgacctgagccgaagtcggacgcttaaccgactgagccatcctggcgtCCCCCTgggtatctttattttttttttttaattttttttttccaacgtttatttattttttggggacacagagagacagagcatgaacgggggaggggcagagagagagggagacacagaaccggaaacaggctccaggctccgagccatcagcccagagcccgacgcggggctcgaactcacggaccgcgagatcgtgacctggctgaagtcggacgcccaaccgactgcgccacccaggcgccccccccctgggtatctttaaaaagtggttattttcctccttcccctgctgAAAGCACAAGAAGAATTTTGTCCGTCTTCATAGTGAAGAGACCTCGTGGGGTTCTTGGAGACAGAATTCATGAAAGGATGGGAATCTCTTCTAAGACTGGGCCCTCCTGGATTTTCAATTCTTAAGCTAGTTTTCGTTGAGCCCCCAGCAATTGGCCGATGGCAGTTTCGAGTGTTCTGGCCAGTACTGGTTCCAGCTGTGGTGGCTTCTGCTCCTGGGCTTTTGGCTCTGGTAAGCTGTgatcctctgtgtccccctgTTTGTCTCTCCAGTTGTCTGGGTAGCAGTTTGCCCCGTGTCCCCAATTCTCTAGTGAATCTAAGAAGAGTGGTTCGTTTTCAGTTTGCTGAGCTTTTTTCTTGTGAGGATGGCAGCGATGCCTTCTCAGCTCCTTATGCGTCAGAGCAGTTTTCTGCTCTGCATTTTTGCTCTGCATTTTCTGCTCTGCATTTTTGCCTTTGTACACAAAGGAGGGAAGTGAAGAAAAGTTACTTGGGCTCTTTGTCTCGGTTGGGGTTCAGGAAGCACACCTGCGATCAGAGCGTGTTGTAGGTGGTTAATGCGAGAGGCGATCCCCGCGGGCTGGAACAAGTGGGTAAAGTGAGTCAGGGACAGGAGAAAAGCCAGTGAACGGTGTGGCGTTAGCCTGCTGGTTTTCCGGCACTGGTGTGCCGTGTGGGTGGAAGGGTTTAAAGACCCTGCTTTAACATATCTTTATCTTCACCACAGCCTTGGAATAGGGCCTGACTAGTTCTGACTCTGGTTTTAAGGCTGCCTGTAGTGCAAAAGAGGAAGTGCTGTCAAGAATGGGAATGTGggggtagggggcgcctgggcagctcagttaagCAAAgggctcttgatttccgctcaagtcacgatctcatggtttgtgggctcgagccccacattgggctctgcgctgaccgcctggcgacttgcttgggattctctctccgtgtctctctgcccctcccctgctagcgtgcgtgctgtctctccctctctttctctctctctctctcaagatacataaattaatttaaaaaaaaaaaaaaagaataggactCGTGGGCTCTACTcgcaggggcttctgggtggcctGAGGTTGGTCACCTTCCTCTCTGGGGCTCAGCTTTCTTCAAGCTCACGGGTGATCTTTCTACTCCCAACATCCAAATGGGTGCCTATGGGGGGACACCCCAGCATCCTGCATGGACCGCATGAGGCCTGAAGCCAAATACATTTTCACAGAAATTGTGAAGTAAGCTCCCCCTTTGAAAACTTgcgagttttttttttaatttttttttaatgtttatttatttttgagagagacagagacagaatgcgagtgggttaggggcagagagagagggaggcacagaatccgaagcaggctccaggctccaagcggtcagcacagagcccgacgcggggctcgaactcgcggactgtgagatcatgaccggagctgaagtcggatgcccgactgactgagccacccaggcgccccgaaaacttGTGAGGTTTTGAGTTGTTTTGACTTTACATAGTTCTTCTGATTCTTtctaggatatttatttatttatttattcatttatttatttatttatttagtgtctttCTTGCCCAGTCTGAATTCTTAAGGGGCTGTTGAGCTCTCTGAGTCCTTATGTGCacatttatttgtagtttttttcatACTGTAtactatttaatatatacatacacatacatatacacgtatatatatgtatacatatgtatatatatacgtatacatatatatgtatatatatgtatatacacacacacatatacatatacatatacatatcatattatacatatatataataatatatatattctatataatttatctttgtttttatcctCAACATATTTAAGAAAGGCTTTATGGTAACAACAAGGAAACCTGTaacacagcaacaacaacaaatagcaaACGCTTCTGTCTGCTTGCTAAGCGCTGGTAACTATTTTTCACCTCATTCAATCCTCAGtacagccctgtgaggtaggtggtattattatccccatctttTAGATGCAGAAACCAAGGTACAGGGAAGTGAAGGCACTTCCCCGGGGCCTCCAAGGGAGAGAGTGGTGGAACGAGTACCGAAACCCGGGTGGGCTGGCTCTGGTCTGTGCTCTGAGTTGAAGGGACAAGTGGAGAAAAGTGACACAGGAACGGTGAAGGTATATATCTGTCTTTCCTGATAGCCTGAGAATGAGGACGAGGAGATGACGGTACATAATAGATgtgttatttgttcttttaaagacAATTGTCTAATTCTGCCTTCCCTGTTCTACGTAGTGGTGAACAGCCATAATCATGCAGCATAGGGGCAGTGGTGTGGAGAACCAACTCCTCCCCTTACGTTCCTCTATGACAATATGATTTCAACACCTTTCCTCCCCTCTAGGCTGATCTTTGGCTGAGAAGCAGTCCTCACTGGACCAACAGTCCTTCCTAGGATATGTCCAGGAGTCCCAGCCCAGAGAGGGCAACCTTCAGAAGAGCAGATTGAAGACCCCCATTTGGATTTCCCCAAATTGCTCCTTCTGCCTTCTGCCTATTCTTCTACCATTAGAAAaccattccttcctctttttttaaaaatttttttaaaattttattttattagagagagagagaatcccaagcagtctccatgctcagtgcagagactgatgtggggctcaaacccacgaccctgggatcatgacctgagccgaaatcaagagtcggatactcaactgactgagccacccaggtgcccctcaaccccTCCTTTAGACAAGCCCACACTTTCCTGGGATTCAGTGTGGCCTCAGAGAAATGTAAGTCTTCCACTCTGCCACACATTCAACAAGTGATCCTGGGGTCCAGGGGGTAAAGATATGCCTGGTGTCACCCACAAGCAGGGACCCCAATTCTAGTACTCATTTCTCCTTATTCTGAATCCCCAAAGCAGGAGATATGGACTTAGCTTAGGGGTCATCCAGCCTCATTATTCCCCAGATTATTCCTTCAAAATTTTCTGTTATCTGTTCTGCATATACCTATAGAGTTTCTGGGAGTCGAAGAGATGCTTAAAATCGAAGTAAAATTATTGTTACATCAGGGACTACATTTCTAGTTTCTTGTTTCTCTCCTTTGATCAAACCAAATCCTTCCAGCCCCTTCTACCCCCAAGCTCGAGTAACTACAGAAATAAAGTATCAAGTGGATGACTGCCATAAAGAGAAAAAGTTGATGCTTAAGGgctttccaggattttttttttaagtttatttatttattttgagagagggagtgagggtgagagcaagggggaggggcaaagggagagaggtagaccgagaatcccaaggaagctccgtgctgtcagcacagaggctgacagggtgctcgagcccatgaactgtgctatcatgacctgagctgacatcaagagttggttccctaactgactgagtcatccaggtgcccctaggctgggagggaagaaggggaacaTGTTAAAATCTAGAAAGCCAGAGAAGGCTTAGACTGATCCCATTTGGGACACAGTAACCCTAGTGGGGCTTCCAAGGACATGAGGTCCTGCTTGTCTTATCTCTCCCatttgagtttgagctccagaGTTACTGGGTGCATGAGACCAACATTGACCACACGCTCCCACACTACCTTCCCATGTCTGCGTGAGAATGTGAGCATCTGCGGGGGTAGAAGCTGCTTTCTTAGTCAGTGGTATTTATCCCAGAGCCGAGCAAAGTGCTTGGCCTCGtgtaaaaataagagaaaattaaaatacttaggTAACTTACAAATGCCCCCAGAATCTAGAACAGAGCTCTGTATTCAGATATCTCTTAGAGAGTTCTGTTCACAAACTAGCAAAACTCTGCTGCCCTCTGTCTTCTGAACAAAGACCTGTTCTGTGTACTCAGTCTAAAACGAAACCTAAGAAAATAGCTGACGTGTGTTCCTGACAGAGAAACTGAAactgatgtttgtttttttttttttctctttcccctcttgcAAGTTGCCAAATAAAACTGAGTTACTCACCAGGCATGGCTCCCCAGCCTCAGGAGAAGAAAACGGTTTTAGATGTTGGGACATGGGAGCAGATATTTCAAGAACTGATGCAGCAGGAGAAACCCCGGGCCAGATGGACCCTGAAGTTGGATAAGAATCTCGATCCAAACTGCCTTGCAGAAGGGTGGAAGCAATACGAGCTGAAAGGATTCGGCAGGTGAGTGAGAGTTTGCCTTTCAGTGGGCATTCTTGGACGAAGAGGCCAGCTTAGCCTCAGCAGCATCCTTGGGTTCCTTCCAGAGCATGTTAAAGGAACAAGGGTCACCAGGATCTCCCTTTGCACAGTGTTCTTTAGTATGTAAATGCCTCCATTTTGTTTACCGCAGGAAGTTTCTTCTTTTACTAGGCTTCCTCCCttaacctgagtggaaaccacAAATGGGATGCTAGGgttccccgggtggctcagttaagcatccaactttggcttaggtcatgatctcatggtttgtgagtttgagccccttgtcaggctctggagcctggagtctgcttcggattctgtgtctccctctctctctgcccctcccgcacttgcgctctgtttctctctttccatctctctcaaaaaacgaataaatattacaaaaaattttttaaatctcactggCAGGGGGCAGAAGGACCCCTCCCCGTGAGACACCCAGAGATATTTTACTAGCAAAGAGGCAAACGTGGGGCCACATAGGATAGAAGCTATGGTGGCTCACAGGAAAAAGCTTTGTTAAAAACACAATccctttcatcctttttttttttttaatgtttattcattcattctgagagagagagagagagagagagagagagaaccccaagcaggccctgagttgttagcgcggagcctgacgggggcttgaacccacaaactgtgggatcatgacctgagccaaaatcaagagttggacacttaactggctaaGCCGTCCTGGCGCCCACCCCTCTCATTCTTATTTGGCAATGTGTCAATATCATATGGACTTTTTCAAACTGGAAGAGATCTCAGAGACTGAGGCCAGGCAGGCCAACCTGCTTCGGGTCAGCAATCACCTGAAGGCACACGGCCTTGTTCCTTTTATCTGCAGGTTCCAGTGTTCCTCATGCCAGCGGAGTTGGGCTTCTGCTCAAGTGCATATCCTATGTCACATGCACCTGGAGTCCCACAAATCCCAGGGTCAGGTGATTATGCGCCTCTTTGCTCAGAGGTGCAAGAAGTGTTCCTGGTCTCGATTTGAGAACCCTGAGTTCTCCCCAGAGAGTACCATGAGGATTCTGAAAAACGTGGTGCTGCGTATTCTGAAGAAATTCTATGACTTTAAGAAGGTTTCAGAGCTACCGATCATTCGGGAGGTGCCTTTGGATGGGTCCCATGACACGAACAATTGCGAAGGTTGCTCTCTGGGCTTCTGCTTACTGAGATTGCGAAACAACATGACGGAGCCATCAGTATCCCCATTCTCTCCCACTGGTTCCTCATCTCCCACTGGTGATGTGTTCAGCCAAAGCCAATGGAATGGGTATTATTATGTCTATAAGGCATCAGGGCCCAGCCACACCACTGCTGAGCCCAAAGGGGAGACCAGCAGGCAGCCCATCCCAAGGACTGACAGGCAGGCTGCACAGGGAAATTTACAATCCACACTGGGGACAGCACCACAGGCCCCCTGCAGGACATACTCTGAGGTTGTCAGGAGGGTAGGACAACAGTCCACACAGCAAGCATGCTCACAAGCCACACAAGGGGCAGGTGTGCAGGCCACACGGGGGACAGACCCAAAGACCACGTTGAGGGCAATCCCAAAGGCTACATCAGGGTCAGACACTCAGACTACAGGGAGAACAGTCCCCTCTAGGTCAAACCTACAGCTCACGTGGACAGACTCCGTGGCTACACACGGGTTTTCGGCCTCCAGTGGAACTCAAGCTGCCTGGAGAAGTTCACCCAGAAATGTTCCAAACAGCTATCCCAT
Coding sequences within:
- the RTP4 gene encoding receptor-transporting protein 4 encodes the protein MAPQPQEKKTVLDVGTWEQIFQELMQQEKPRARWTLKLDKNLDPNCLAEGWKQYELKGFGRFQCSSCQRSWASAQVHILCHMHLESHKSQGQVIMRLFAQRCKKCSWSRFENPEFSPESTMRILKNVVLRILKKFYDFKKVSELPIIREVPLDGSHDTNNCEGCSLGFCLLRLRNNMTEPSVSPFSPTGSSSPTGDVFSQSQWNGYYYVYKASGPSHTTAEPKGETSRQPIPRTDRQAAQGNLQSTLGTAPQAPCRTYSEVVRRVGQQSTQQACSQATQGAGVQATRGTDPKTTLRAIPKATSGSDTQTTGRTVPSRSNLQLTWTDSVATHGFSASSGTQAAWRSSPRNVPNSYPIYAPLVQQDYFVDEERLNLFYFLCGICIIVVFIAKWLEEGRWR